A single region of the Alteriqipengyuania flavescens genome encodes:
- a CDS encoding DNA polymerase — MAALPEHNDAYLYGAGNLKLGTVIYEDMAEKTRTAFNAKNPPGEAREKALIRLGVRARKRIEEGLPALGKVQGAVKRASAKGYLKALDTGRLKVRSAHAALNTLLQGGGAVLMKKALVVFVDKLFADGWTLESALTGVLRSPSGAYLGFAANVHDEVQFETDPEIAEEIGKTMAWAIQQAGVEFSLRCPMAGAYQVGETWADSH, encoded by the coding sequence GTGGCGGCTCTCCCTGAACACAACGATGCATACCTCTACGGTGCGGGCAACCTGAAGCTCGGCACGGTGATTTACGAGGACATGGCCGAGAAGACCCGCACGGCCTTCAACGCCAAGAACCCGCCCGGCGAAGCCCGCGAGAAGGCCTTGATCCGCCTCGGCGTCCGCGCCCGCAAGCGTATCGAGGAAGGCCTCCCCGCCCTCGGCAAGGTCCAGGGGGCGGTCAAACGGGCGTCCGCGAAGGGCTACTTGAAGGCGCTCGACACCGGCCGGCTAAAGGTCCGCAGCGCCCATGCGGCGCTCAATACGCTGCTGCAAGGCGGCGGCGCGGTCCTGATGAAGAAGGCGTTGGTCGTGTTCGTGGACAAGCTGTTCGCGGACGGATGGACGCTGGAGAGCGCCCTGACAGGCGTCCTTCGATCCCCCTCCGGGGCGTATCTCGGCTTCGCCGCGAACGTCCATGACGAAGTCCAGTTCGAGACTGACCCCGAAATCGCCGAGGAAATCGGCAAGACGATGGCTTGGGCCATCCAGCAGGCAGGCGTCGAGTTCAGCCTGAGGTGTCCGATGGCGGGCGCTTACCAGGTCGGCGAGACGTGGGCCGACAGCCATTGA
- a CDS encoding ribonuclease H-like domain-containing protein — MAYVWRLFDENIPVDRIIEPGRTICVGAKFVGEKAQLFSEWEHGHAEMLAKIHAMMSEADAIVTYNGDKFDLPILRGEFALAGMAPPAPAASVDVFKTIRTLKLGSSKLGYVGERFGVGEKMKHEGFDLWKGVMAGDAKAERKMGRYCVQDVRLLEDLYKRVLPYIRNHPHMVGQEVGACPSCGSLHVQRRGPRRTRTMLIQRMHCQDCGSWHDGPRTKVL, encoded by the coding sequence GTGGCCTATGTGTGGCGCCTGTTCGACGAGAACATCCCGGTCGACCGCATTATTGAGCCCGGCCGCACTATCTGCGTCGGCGCAAAGTTCGTCGGCGAGAAGGCGCAACTGTTCTCCGAGTGGGAACACGGTCACGCCGAAATGCTCGCCAAAATCCACGCAATGATGTCCGAGGCGGACGCGATCGTCACTTACAACGGCGACAAGTTCGACCTGCCGATCCTGCGGGGCGAGTTCGCGTTGGCCGGTATGGCCCCGCCGGCTCCCGCCGCAAGCGTCGACGTCTTCAAGACCATCCGCACCCTGAAGCTCGGCAGCTCCAAGCTGGGTTACGTGGGTGAACGCTTCGGCGTCGGCGAGAAGATGAAGCATGAAGGCTTCGACCTCTGGAAGGGGGTCATGGCCGGAGACGCTAAGGCCGAGCGCAAGATGGGCCGCTACTGCGTTCAGGACGTCCGCCTTCTGGAGGACCTCTACAAGCGGGTCCTGCCCTACATCCGAAACCACCCCCACATGGTCGGCCAAGAGGTCGGCGCCTGTCCGTCCTGCGGCTCCCTTCACGTCCAGCGGCGCGGCCCCCGCCGCACCCGCACCATGCTCATCCAGAGGATGCATTGTCAGGACTGCGGGAGCTGGCACGACGGACCAAGGACGAAAGTGCTATGA
- a CDS encoding DUF7220 family protein, with amino-acid sequence MDSFMEALCNTAVGFLVSLATWIAVAWWLSIPMTWGENFLITGIFTVVSIVRSYALRRLFNGRSVWTSIKLRFAPNVTGAAG; translated from the coding sequence ATGGACAGCTTCATGGAGGCCCTCTGCAACACCGCAGTGGGCTTCCTCGTGTCGCTGGCAACGTGGATTGCGGTCGCCTGGTGGCTGAGCATCCCCATGACGTGGGGCGAGAACTTCCTCATCACCGGCATCTTCACAGTCGTCTCGATCGTCCGCTCCTACGCGCTCCGGCGCCTGTTTAACGGGAGGTCCGTATGGACAAGCATCAAGCTCCGGTTTGCACCGAATGTCACGGGAGCGGCCGGATAA
- a CDS encoding portal protein, whose product MAKPKELPTGIAKARYETLKLTRNTALDRARANSKLTIPGLVPEDGQDANASFEQPYQSLGARAVNNLAAWLLVTLFPPDQHFFRLSIHEDAAEGLGSELSDAEAALARISGKAQLLVETSASRPVFMETARHLIIAGNALLYFPLEGGPPRMYRLDQYALLRDHQGRLIEAVIHEQVYPASLPPETLAACGVDVAEGEAKTKKLDLYTHIRVSGEDMVHHQEINAKVVPDSEGKSPRDSSGWMALRWQSVPGSDYGRAHVSEYIGDLLSLEDLNKAIVQFAAVASRIIYLVDPQSMIDVDDLAQAETGDFLSGDADRVKAVQLDKTMDFRVASEVAERIELRLSHAFMLQSGTVRNAERVTAEEIRAMAEELENVLGGVYTVLSAEFQLPLVRRLLYLLERSNEAPKLPKSVIPMIVTGFEAMGRNHSANKLRAWMADMTDIYGPEVVRKITDPSEVGKRFGVSYGIEALDALIKSPEALQQEAQAEAAQQTMQQAAPQAVKAVVDQAAQAQPEEGTA is encoded by the coding sequence ATGGCTAAGCCCAAAGAACTCCCCACCGGGATCGCCAAGGCACGTTACGAGACCCTGAAGCTCACCCGCAACACGGCCCTCGATCGCGCCCGTGCGAACTCGAAGCTGACCATCCCCGGCCTTGTGCCTGAGGACGGACAGGACGCAAACGCCTCCTTCGAGCAGCCCTACCAGAGCCTCGGTGCCCGCGCGGTGAACAACCTCGCTGCCTGGCTGCTGGTGACGCTGTTCCCGCCCGACCAGCACTTCTTCCGCCTGAGCATCCACGAGGATGCTGCGGAGGGGTTGGGGTCGGAGCTGTCTGATGCTGAGGCCGCGCTCGCCCGTATCTCCGGCAAGGCGCAACTCCTTGTCGAGACCAGCGCCTCTCGGCCGGTCTTCATGGAGACGGCCCGCCACCTCATCATCGCCGGCAACGCGCTCCTCTATTTCCCGCTCGAAGGCGGTCCCCCGCGAATGTATCGCCTGGACCAATACGCCCTCCTTCGGGACCACCAAGGCCGCCTGATCGAGGCCGTCATCCACGAGCAGGTCTATCCCGCTTCCCTTCCGCCTGAGACCCTCGCCGCCTGCGGTGTGGACGTGGCGGAAGGCGAAGCGAAGACCAAGAAGCTCGACCTCTACACGCACATCCGCGTGTCGGGGGAGGATATGGTCCACCACCAAGAGATTAACGCGAAGGTCGTCCCCGACAGCGAGGGCAAGAGCCCCCGCGATAGTTCCGGGTGGATGGCCCTTCGCTGGCAGTCCGTTCCGGGCTCCGATTACGGTCGGGCGCACGTCTCCGAATACATTGGCGACCTGCTGTCCCTTGAAGACTTGAACAAGGCGATCGTTCAGTTCGCCGCTGTTGCCTCCCGCATCATCTACCTGGTCGACCCGCAGTCGATGATCGACGTTGACGACCTGGCGCAGGCCGAGACCGGCGACTTCCTTTCAGGAGACGCGGACAGGGTCAAGGCCGTCCAGCTCGACAAGACGATGGACTTCCGGGTGGCAAGCGAGGTGGCGGAGCGTATCGAACTGCGCCTGAGCCACGCCTTCATGCTTCAGTCGGGGACCGTCCGTAACGCGGAGCGGGTCACGGCCGAAGAAATCCGGGCGATGGCCGAGGAACTGGAGAACGTGCTTGGCGGTGTCTACACTGTCCTGAGCGCGGAGTTTCAGCTCCCGCTGGTCCGCCGTCTCCTCTACCTCCTCGAACGGTCTAACGAAGCCCCCAAGCTCCCCAAATCGGTTATCCCGATGATCGTCACGGGGTTCGAGGCGATGGGCCGCAACCACTCCGCGAACAAGCTGCGGGCGTGGATGGCGGATATGACGGACATCTACGGCCCCGAGGTCGTCCGCAAGATCACTGACCCCTCCGAGGTCGGGAAGCGGTTCGGCGTGTCCTACGGGATCGAGGCGCTCGACGCCCTCATCAAATCACCAGAGGCCCTCCAGCAGGAGGCGCAGGCTGAAGCCGCCCAGCAGACCATGCAGCAGGCCGCCCCGCAGGCGGTCAAGGCCGTGGTCGATCAGGCTGCGCAAGCCCAACCTGAAGAAGGAACTGCCTGA
- a CDS encoding capsid assembly protein translates to MAEENQQAEEQQQEQQFTAEEQAAIEKGQAGLSEQQPAAPAPAAGERPDYIPEKFWKDGKADLEGLAKSYAELEKRNSAAPAEGKQQAGDEKSAPARLDGKIEAPKEGEEAAAETPAMAAAMEAASAEWAESGELSEDTFASLEKAGIPRSILDLYLEGVKAQTERDVASIHEIAGGKDAYEAATTWAAKALKAEEIEAFNAALENPAGREGAILGLMQRHARANPSEGKLVQPTDSSAGGDVFASRDELVAAQKDPRYQTDPAYRKEVAEKLARSQKAGFQAFAQPMFGRQVLSS, encoded by the coding sequence ATGGCCGAGGAGAACCAGCAGGCCGAGGAACAGCAGCAGGAGCAGCAGTTCACGGCTGAGGAGCAGGCAGCGATTGAGAAGGGCCAGGCAGGCCTGAGCGAGCAGCAGCCCGCAGCACCCGCGCCGGCGGCCGGAGAGCGCCCGGATTACATCCCGGAGAAGTTCTGGAAGGACGGCAAGGCCGACCTCGAAGGCCTCGCCAAGTCGTATGCCGAGCTGGAGAAGCGCAACAGCGCCGCTCCTGCCGAAGGCAAGCAACAGGCGGGCGACGAGAAGTCCGCCCCCGCGCGCCTGGATGGCAAGATCGAGGCCCCGAAGGAAGGCGAGGAGGCTGCGGCCGAAACACCGGCCATGGCGGCCGCGATGGAAGCTGCTTCGGCCGAGTGGGCCGAGAGCGGCGAGCTGTCCGAGGACACCTTCGCGTCCCTCGAAAAGGCCGGTATCCCCCGCTCCATCCTCGACCTATACCTCGAAGGTGTGAAAGCGCAGACGGAGCGCGACGTTGCCTCGATCCACGAGATCGCCGGCGGCAAGGACGCCTATGAGGCCGCAACGACGTGGGCTGCGAAGGCCCTGAAGGCGGAGGAGATCGAGGCGTTCAACGCGGCCCTCGAAAACCCCGCGGGTCGTGAAGGCGCGATCCTCGGCTTGATGCAGCGCCACGCCCGCGCCAACCCCTCGGAAGGAAAGCTCGTGCAGCCCACCGACAGTTCCGCCGGCGGCGATGTCTTCGCTTCCCGCGACGAACTCGTGGCGGCGCAGAAGGACCCTCGCTACCAAACTGACCCGGCCTACCGGAAGGAAGTGGCGGAGAAGCTGGCCCGCTCGCAGAAGGCGGGCTTCCAGGCTTTCGCTCAGCCCATGTTCGGGCGGCAGGTCCTTTCCAGCTAA